A single Ignavibacteriales bacterium DNA region contains:
- a CDS encoding T9SS type A sorting domain-containing protein: MKKFYLFTLAVLLALPAGIQAQEFATGALHVVLGTYGRVRVSAPDVSVRQVDRLSFLLAKSRTEVFDYQEDAEGIAAPATVTPATWGNHEINVGIDNSYSNRPPVVSAVVSAYGWTDAAYTISKFAVTNNGTEAFDAIPGFEMIPINEGTYGNETLVYDAANSLFYSYKGASYVGFKSLSHPLTSVKLFDWYDAFYTDTLFYDYMTTGTFTDSVVTGGDGGVAVAGAAAVPFPAGATLNMYIAIAFGQTKADMLEQMSDAVAAYNALVGVKEEMTAANTFALQQNYPNPFNPSTRISFYLEESAETSLRIYDVLGNEVAVLVNGQMEKGYHEAEFDASKLSSGMYVYRLVSGQNVAVKKMSLLK; encoded by the coding sequence ATGAAGAAATTCTACCTCTTTACCTTAGCTGTCCTGCTCGCGCTTCCGGCAGGAATTCAGGCACAGGAATTTGCAACAGGCGCATTGCATGTTGTTCTCGGTACATATGGCCGTGTGCGGGTAAGCGCGCCGGATGTATCAGTAAGACAGGTTGACCGCCTTTCTTTCCTGCTTGCAAAAAGCCGCACTGAAGTTTTTGACTATCAGGAAGATGCAGAGGGCATTGCTGCTCCCGCAACAGTAACTCCGGCAACCTGGGGAAATCATGAAATCAATGTCGGGATTGATAATTCTTATTCAAACAGGCCTCCTGTTGTTTCTGCCGTTGTCAGCGCTTATGGCTGGACAGATGCCGCATATACCATTTCCAAATTTGCGGTAACCAATAACGGCACTGAGGCATTTGATGCTATTCCCGGATTTGAAATGATTCCGATCAATGAAGGCACATACGGAAACGAAACCCTTGTTTATGATGCTGCCAACAGTCTTTTCTATTCATACAAAGGCGCTTCCTATGTCGGATTCAAATCACTTTCACATCCGCTTACCTCAGTAAAACTTTTTGACTGGTATGATGCCTTCTATACAGATACCCTGTTTTACGATTATATGACAACCGGCACCTTTACAGATTCAGTTGTAACCGGCGGTGACGGCGGAGTAGCAGTTGCAGGCGCGGCAGCAGTTCCGTTCCCTGCTGGCGCAACTCTTAATATGTATATTGCCATAGCATTCGGACAGACCAAAGCTGATATGCTTGAGCAGATGAGCGATGCAGTTGCAGCATATAACGCGCTTGTCGGTGTGAAAGAAGAAATGACCGCGGCCAATACCTTTGCTCTGCAGCAGAACTATCCGAATCCGTTTAACCCTTCAACCAGAATTTCCTTCTATCTTGAAGAAAGCGCTGAAACCTCACTCCGTATCTATGATGTACTCGGAAACGAAGTTGCGGTTCTGGTGAACGGCCAGATGGAAAAAGGATATCATGAAGCAGAATTTGATGCTTCAAAACTTTCTTCCGGCATGTATGTATACCGCCTGGTATCCGGACAGAATGTTGCCGTTAAAAAAATGTCCCTGCTGAAATAA
- a CDS encoding cyanophycinase: protein MNYFIAFVLLFASLVSSQTKGSLVIIGGGDRPDYVMEKIMQLAGGKKAKLVIIPNASGEPVETAEYQKKGLNRLGYENISYIYGKQAELDTPENLAKLDGVTGIFFSGGDQSVLTRDLLGTKFLARIKEIYRQGGVISGTSAGAAVMSKIMLTGDEKKNKDSSSAFITIEKGNVDTKEGFGFLENVIVDQHFIKRKRHNRLMSLMYENPKLLGIAIDEATAIVVTGGDKFEVLGESQVMVMNATKAKNIRTDKHGNFAAEGMVIDLLINGDKYSISKKQRIK from the coding sequence ATGAACTATTTCATTGCATTTGTTCTGCTTTTTGCTTCACTGGTTTCCTCACAGACCAAAGGAAGTCTTGTCATCATCGGCGGCGGCGACCGGCCTGATTATGTCATGGAAAAAATCATGCAGCTGGCCGGGGGAAAAAAAGCGAAACTGGTCATCATCCCGAACGCAAGCGGTGAGCCGGTTGAAACCGCGGAATACCAGAAAAAGGGGCTGAACAGGCTCGGTTATGAAAATATATCATATATATACGGAAAACAGGCAGAACTGGATACCCCCGAAAATCTTGCAAAACTCGACGGAGTAACCGGTATCTTTTTTTCAGGCGGTGATCAGAGTGTATTAACACGTGATCTGCTCGGAACAAAATTTCTCGCAAGGATAAAAGAAATTTACAGGCAGGGGGGAGTAATCTCCGGAACAAGCGCGGGAGCAGCCGTCATGAGCAAAATTATGCTCACCGGAGATGAAAAGAAAAACAAGGACTCCAGCAGCGCGTTTATCACGATCGAAAAAGGTAATGTGGATACCAAAGAAGGATTCGGCTTTCTTGAGAATGTGATTGTTGACCAGCATTTTATAAAACGGAAACGCCATAACCGCCTGATGTCCCTCATGTATGAAAACCCGAAACTGCTTGGCATTGCAATAGACGAAGCTACCGCAATAGTGGTAACCGGCGGTGACAAGTTTGAAGTTCTGGGTGAAAGCCAGGTAATGGTAATGAATGCAACAAAGGCAAAAAATATCCGTACAGACAAGCACGGCAACTTTGCTGCTGAAGGCATGGTAATTGACCTGCTGATAAACGGTGACAAATACAGCATCAGCAAAAAACAGAGAATAAAATAA
- a CDS encoding M20/M25/M40 family metallo-hydrolase has translation MEPRTVELFLDLIRIDALSCNEKPVADYIRSVLEPLGMSVTEDDTASITGSNTGNLIARYKDGGRKVLLSHMDTARPTRDLVPQITNGKIHGSGGTILGADNRAGCAILLASAEQIIKHQPDAPGFTLAFTVCEETTLGGSKNLNLDPAIAGGFVFDSSNLPGRYIYSACGAKMIRIEIVGRASHSGIEPEKGINAIAIAARALAQIKQGRLDEQTTMNFGIIKGGSAVNVVPDRVVLHGEVRSFDTKRVEEEVARLKDVFETETLNSGGSLIFADEWDFTPYTVDRNVYTIPAIEAAISAAGMKPEPVISLGGSDANSLNANGIPSVNIGIGAKNPHADDEYIMEADLMKATGIALALLVQP, from the coding sequence GTGGAACCCCGGACAGTAGAGTTATTTCTCGATCTCATCAGGATAGATGCCCTATCCTGCAACGAAAAACCGGTGGCAGACTATATCCGCTCGGTTCTTGAACCGCTGGGTATGAGCGTAACCGAGGATGATACCGCATCAATTACCGGCAGTAATACCGGCAATCTGATAGCCCGCTACAAGGACGGGGGGAGGAAAGTGCTTCTTTCACACATGGATACAGCAAGACCCACACGGGATCTTGTCCCGCAAATTACTAACGGAAAAATCCACGGATCAGGAGGAACCATACTCGGAGCGGATAACCGCGCCGGATGTGCCATTCTTCTTGCCTCCGCTGAACAAATCATAAAACATCAGCCCGATGCACCCGGCTTCACGCTCGCTTTTACTGTATGCGAAGAAACCACACTCGGCGGCTCAAAAAATCTGAATCTTGATCCGGCTATTGCCGGCGGATTTGTGTTTGATTCCTCAAACCTTCCCGGCAGATATATTTATTCCGCCTGCGGAGCAAAAATGATCCGTATTGAGATTGTCGGCCGTGCTTCTCACTCAGGTATAGAACCGGAGAAGGGAATAAACGCTATTGCCATTGCCGCCAGAGCGCTTGCGCAGATTAAACAGGGGCGGCTTGATGAGCAGACAACCATGAACTTCGGCATTATTAAAGGCGGAAGCGCAGTGAATGTGGTTCCCGACCGCGTTGTGCTTCACGGTGAAGTCCGCTCCTTTGACACCAAACGCGTTGAAGAGGAAGTTGCACGGCTGAAAGATGTCTTTGAAACAGAAACCCTGAACTCAGGCGGCTCGCTCATCTTTGCTGATGAGTGGGATTTCACTCCGTATACGGTTGACCGCAATGTATATACTATTCCGGCAATTGAAGCAGCAATAAGCGCGGCCGGCATGAAGCCGGAACCGGTTATATCACTCGGCGGAAGCGATGCCAACTCCCTTAACGCGAACGGCATTCCCTCGGTGAATATCGGTATCGGAGCGAAGAACCCGCACGCTGATGATGAGTATATCATGGAGGCCGACCTGATGAAAGCAACCGGTATTGCTCTGGCGCTGCTGGTGCAGCCGTAA
- the yfcC gene encoding putative basic amino acid antiporter YfcC, whose protein sequence is MSSTKAFRLKVPNTYLLIFLLLVFIAALTWIIPGGEYERQEVNGRMVVVQNSFKFVDNEPQGLVALFTSPLKGFVEAAMIIGFILIVGGAFNVLAATNAITAFITKLAKAHKHSKTLQTFFIPVLLLMFSLGGATFGMNEEIIPFVLITVPICLALGYDSITGVAIPLVGAHIGFASAFLNPFNVGIAQGIADVPLFSGIGYRVICWAISTAVAIFFLLYYVKKLSKNPETSPMYAEDTELRKSGHIDNIYENQIELTGKHKLVLATFVLSLVMLVVGVVKFNWYIEEIAAMFFVMGIATGIIGGLNSDNLIKAFIDGAKDLVGTALIVALARATLVISRDGQIIDTVLYGLAPFIESSSPIFASQKMFIVQAIINFFVHSGSGQAALTMPIMAPLADLAGVSRQTAILAFQFGEYTNIIIPTSAVTMGALAMAKVPWQKWAKWVLPLQIILMILGLLLLIPPNLMGWS, encoded by the coding sequence ATGAGCAGTACCAAAGCGTTCAGACTGAAGGTGCCCAACACCTATCTCCTCATTTTCCTTCTGCTGGTTTTTATCGCGGCGCTTACGTGGATTATTCCCGGCGGCGAATATGAACGGCAGGAAGTCAACGGCAGAATGGTGGTTGTTCAGAATTCGTTTAAGTTCGTTGATAATGAACCCCAGGGTCTGGTCGCTCTGTTTACTTCGCCCCTCAAGGGATTTGTTGAAGCAGCCATGATTATCGGCTTCATTCTGATAGTCGGCGGTGCGTTTAACGTCCTTGCCGCCACAAACGCCATCACTGCTTTTATAACAAAACTTGCCAAAGCTCATAAACACTCAAAAACGCTGCAGACATTTTTTATTCCCGTACTGCTGCTTATGTTCTCTCTCGGGGGGGCAACCTTTGGTATGAATGAGGAAATTATTCCGTTTGTGCTGATTACCGTTCCCATCTGTCTTGCGCTCGGATACGATTCCATTACCGGAGTGGCAATTCCCCTGGTCGGCGCGCATATTGGATTTGCAAGCGCGTTTCTGAATCCTTTTAACGTAGGTATTGCACAGGGCATCGCTGATGTTCCTCTCTTTTCAGGCATCGGCTACCGGGTTATCTGCTGGGCAATTTCAACTGCAGTGGCCATCTTTTTTCTGCTCTATTATGTAAAGAAACTTTCAAAGAATCCTGAAACCAGCCCGATGTACGCGGAAGATACCGAACTTCGCAAGAGCGGTCACATTGACAATATATACGAAAACCAGATTGAGCTGACCGGAAAACATAAGCTGGTTCTCGCCACCTTTGTTCTCTCACTCGTTATGCTTGTTGTCGGCGTGGTTAAGTTTAACTGGTATATAGAAGAGATTGCCGCAATGTTCTTTGTGATGGGAATAGCGACCGGCATCATTGGCGGACTGAATAGCGACAATCTCATTAAAGCTTTTATTGACGGCGCAAAAGATTTAGTCGGCACTGCACTGATTGTAGCTCTCGCCCGCGCAACACTGGTCATCTCACGCGACGGTCAGATTATTGACACCGTACTATACGGACTGGCTCCGTTTATCGAATCATCCTCCCCGATTTTTGCGTCACAGAAGATGTTCATCGTACAGGCGATAATCAACTTCTTTGTCCATTCCGGAAGCGGACAGGCAGCGCTCACCATGCCTATTATGGCGCCGCTTGCAGACCTGGCCGGAGTTTCCCGCCAGACAGCGATTCTTGCATTTCAGTTTGGTGAGTATACAAACATCATCATCCCAACCTCTGCGGTAACCATGGGTGCATTAGCAATGGCAAAAGTACCCTGGCAGAAATGGGCAAAATGGGTACTGCCCCTGCAGATAATTTTAATGATTCTTGGTCTTCTGCTTCTCATTCCGCCAAATCTGATGGGATGGAGTTAA
- the uvrA gene encoding excinuclease ABC subunit UvrA, whose protein sequence is MAAKSSKEKVIIIKGARQHNLKNVDLTIPRNQLIVFTGVSGSGKSSLVFDTIYAEGQRRYVESLSSYARQFLERIDKPDVDLIQGISPAVAIEQKTGSRNSRSTVGTTTEVYDYLRLLYARIGRTYCFSCAKEVKKASTGEICDWIESQTEGTKFYLTFPLHSHEGRSMAEEIDLLRKRGFFRILYKNELLDLNEKQKLPDDKAGIRILTERFKSAASGVREKLADSIEITFKEGENRLIIINSETGEEHEFNKFYECCGIRYEEPEPRFFSFNNPFGACPVCQGFSKVMGIDYDLVIPNKNMTLMEGAIAPFRSPKFSLHQRNMVAEAPKYKLPLNVPFKSLTDDQVELVKRGFGKFHGINGFFSDLEKDTYKMHIRILLARYRGYTTCYVCKGARLRKEALQVKVGGRNIYELGLLPIAQTHEFFKTLSLNEYELAIADRIMKELDKRLSFLTDVGLGYLTLDRLSSTLSGGETQRINLATALGSALTGTLYVLDEPSIGLHPRDNAKLIKILKNLRDIGNSVLVVEHDPEMMREADILVDMGPKAGQHGGEIIACGPYSELVKKSKNSLTIQYLSGVKKIPVPQKRRTLETQVIRLVNATQNNLKNVTVEIPLKKFVVVTGVSGSGKSTLVHDVIYGGLAKQLGLIPEHIGSFDEITGSQYIQGIEIVDQSPIGKSPRSNPASYIKVFELIRELFAGTHQAKAKGYKPGFFSFNIPGGRCDTCEGDGFIKVEMQFLADLYLECEDCKGTRYKKEVRDITYKGKNLVDVLNMTADEAIEFFEGHSKIVRLIRLLSDVGLGYIKLGQPSNTLSGGEAQRIKLALHLAAQREGQHTFFIFDEPTTGLHFDDISKLLNCFNMLLDNGNSVLIIEHNLDVIKCADYIIDMGPEAGDKGGEVVATGTPEEIAQIPASHTGFYLKDYLGM, encoded by the coding sequence ATGGCAGCCAAGAGTTCTAAAGAAAAAGTAATAATCATAAAAGGTGCCCGTCAGCATAACCTGAAGAATGTTGACCTCACCATCCCCCGTAATCAACTGATTGTGTTCACCGGAGTCAGTGGCAGCGGTAAATCATCGCTGGTCTTTGACACCATCTACGCCGAAGGACAGCGCCGGTATGTGGAATCCCTTTCCTCCTACGCCCGGCAATTTCTGGAGCGGATTGACAAGCCGGATGTTGACCTCATCCAGGGTATTTCCCCCGCGGTGGCGATAGAACAAAAGACCGGTTCCCGCAACAGCCGCTCAACCGTCGGTACCACCACCGAAGTGTATGACTATCTCCGCCTGCTCTACGCCCGGATAGGCAGAACGTACTGCTTCTCCTGCGCAAAAGAGGTAAAAAAGGCGTCAACCGGTGAAATCTGCGACTGGATTGAGTCACAGACCGAGGGCACGAAGTTCTACCTTACCTTTCCCCTTCATTCCCACGAGGGACGCAGTATGGCCGAGGAGATTGACCTCCTCAGAAAACGGGGCTTCTTCCGCATACTATATAAGAATGAACTGCTTGACCTGAACGAAAAACAGAAGCTGCCCGATGATAAAGCCGGCATAAGAATTCTGACCGAGCGCTTCAAATCTGCCGCAAGCGGCGTGAGGGAGAAGCTCGCCGATTCAATCGAGATCACCTTCAAAGAGGGGGAAAACCGGCTGATTATCATCAACAGTGAAACAGGGGAAGAGCATGAGTTTAACAAGTTTTATGAATGTTGCGGCATCAGGTATGAAGAACCGGAACCGAGATTCTTCTCATTCAACAATCCTTTCGGCGCATGTCCGGTTTGCCAGGGATTCAGCAAAGTAATGGGGATTGACTACGACCTGGTTATCCCTAATAAAAACATGACCCTGATGGAAGGCGCTATTGCACCGTTCCGTTCTCCCAAGTTCAGCCTGCATCAGCGGAATATGGTTGCTGAAGCGCCGAAGTATAAACTTCCGCTCAATGTTCCTTTCAAATCACTGACTGATGATCAGGTTGAACTGGTTAAACGCGGCTTCGGAAAATTCCATGGCATCAACGGATTTTTCTCCGATCTTGAAAAGGATACCTACAAGATGCACATCCGTATTCTGCTCGCGCGGTACCGCGGATATACCACATGCTACGTCTGCAAGGGGGCGCGTCTCCGTAAAGAAGCCCTGCAGGTAAAGGTCGGCGGCAGGAATATATACGAACTCGGGCTACTCCCCATAGCGCAGACACATGAGTTCTTCAAAACGCTTTCACTCAACGAGTATGAACTTGCCATTGCTGACCGCATCATGAAAGAGCTTGATAAACGGCTTTCATTCCTTACCGATGTCGGACTCGGCTATCTTACCCTTGACCGACTCAGTTCAACTCTTTCCGGAGGGGAAACACAACGGATAAACCTTGCAACCGCGCTTGGTTCTGCATTAACGGGAACGCTCTATGTCCTTGATGAACCGAGCATCGGCCTTCATCCGCGGGATAATGCAAAGCTGATTAAAATTCTTAAAAACCTGCGCGATATAGGCAACTCCGTTCTGGTTGTTGAACACGATCCCGAAATGATGCGCGAAGCAGATATACTGGTTGATATGGGTCCTAAAGCCGGACAGCACGGGGGTGAGATTATTGCATGCGGGCCGTATAGTGAACTGGTTAAAAAGTCAAAAAACTCGCTTACCATTCAGTATTTAAGCGGTGTCAAAAAAATTCCCGTTCCGCAAAAAAGGAGAACTCTTGAAACTCAGGTTATTCGTTTGGTGAACGCAACTCAGAACAACCTGAAAAATGTTACCGTTGAAATACCGCTGAAAAAGTTTGTCGTGGTAACCGGAGTCTCCGGCTCCGGAAAGAGCACGCTGGTGCATGATGTCATCTACGGGGGGCTTGCAAAGCAGCTCGGTCTTATTCCGGAGCATATCGGCAGCTTTGATGAGATAACCGGCAGCCAGTATATACAGGGAATCGAAATTGTTGATCAGTCTCCCATTGGAAAATCTCCCCGCTCTAATCCGGCAAGTTATATCAAAGTATTTGAACTGATTCGCGAACTGTTTGCCGGCACGCATCAGGCTAAGGCAAAGGGATATAAACCGGGATTCTTTTCATTCAACATCCCGGGCGGACGGTGTGATACCTGCGAAGGTGACGGTTTTATCAAGGTAGAGATGCAATTCCTTGCCGACCTGTATCTGGAGTGTGAAGACTGCAAAGGCACCCGTTATAAAAAAGAAGTGCGTGATATTACCTACAAAGGAAAAAATCTTGTTGACGTGCTGAACATGACGGCGGATGAGGCAATCGAATTTTTTGAGGGACACTCCAAAATCGTCCGGCTTATCCGGCTGCTTTCTGATGTGGGACTCGGATATATAAAGCTCGGGCAGCCCTCCAATACCCTCTCTGGCGGAGAGGCACAGCGTATCAAACTTGCACTGCATCTTGCCGCACAGCGGGAAGGGCAGCATACCTTCTTCATCTTTGACGAACCCACGACGGGGCTTCATTTTGATGATATATCCAAGCTGCTTAACTGTTTTAACATGCTGCTGGATAACGGCAACTCCGTTCTGATTATCGAACATAACCTGGATGTGATCAAATGCGCGGATTACATAATTGACATGGGTCCGGAGGCAGGTGACAAGGGAGGCGAAGTAGTAGCCACCGGAACCCCGGAAGAAATCGCGCAAATCCCCGCCAGCCACACAGGTTTTTACCTGAAGGATTATTTGGGAATGTAA
- a CDS encoding alpha/beta fold hydrolase, which yields MKRILLYIVLLSAMLSAQETRLDGMWQGVLDVGAAKLRIVFHFKTSDDGMITTTMDSPDQGAMGIPTTKTTFENNKLRVELKALAAEFNGTYDPKDGTIFGNWSQGGMDFPLLISRIDKVEMPKRPQTPQPPFPYIQEDVTFENPDAGITLAGTLTIPEGKGPFPAVILVSGSGGQDRDESLLGHKPFLIIADYLSRNGIAVLRYDDRGIAKSGGDHSTATSLDFATDAESALRYLESRKEVNKNKTGLVGHSEGGLIGAIVGARSEEMDFLVTLAGPGMNGRDIILLQSELISRANGVSEDEIKKELEMNRKLFEAVSGTKDTTEAEQKLRKVFDEYLATLSEEERKKPEFSEQMIEQQIRILRTDWFRFFLVYNPADDFAKITKPVLALNGELDLQVPPKENLSAIEAALTKAGNKNFKVMEFKGLNHLFQTAKTGAPSEYAVIEETFSEEALQIMRDWILKR from the coding sequence GTGAAACGGATATTATTATATATAGTTCTTCTGTCAGCAATGCTTTCCGCGCAGGAGACGCGCCTTGACGGCATGTGGCAGGGGGTGCTTGATGTGGGTGCGGCAAAACTTCGTATTGTTTTCCACTTTAAAACATCGGATGACGGAATGATTACCACCACCATGGATAGTCCCGACCAGGGAGCCATGGGAATACCAACCACCAAAACAACATTCGAAAACAATAAACTGCGTGTTGAACTTAAAGCGCTGGCGGCAGAGTTTAACGGGACATACGACCCAAAAGACGGAACCATTTTTGGCAACTGGTCACAAGGGGGAATGGACTTTCCGCTGCTGATAAGCCGGATTGATAAAGTGGAAATGCCGAAACGGCCTCAGACCCCGCAGCCCCCATTCCCGTATATACAGGAGGATGTAACGTTTGAAAATCCCGATGCTGGCATAACACTGGCCGGTACGTTAACCATACCGGAAGGCAAAGGACCATTCCCGGCAGTGATATTGGTAAGCGGTTCGGGCGGTCAGGACAGAGATGAGTCTCTGCTGGGGCATAAACCATTTTTGATCATTGCGGATTACCTGAGCCGTAATGGCATTGCTGTTTTGCGGTATGATGACAGGGGTATTGCAAAATCAGGCGGTGACCACAGCACAGCCACGTCATTGGATTTTGCCACCGATGCTGAGTCGGCTCTGCGCTATCTTGAATCCCGGAAGGAAGTAAACAAAAACAAAACCGGATTGGTTGGTCACAGTGAAGGAGGACTGATCGGGGCGATAGTAGGCGCGCGCTCAGAAGAAATGGATTTTCTTGTTACACTGGCCGGGCCAGGAATGAATGGCCGGGATATTATTCTATTGCAGAGTGAACTTATTTCCCGCGCCAATGGTGTCTCAGAAGATGAAATTAAAAAAGAACTTGAGATGAACCGGAAACTCTTTGAGGCAGTCTCCGGCACAAAGGACACAACTGAAGCAGAGCAAAAACTGCGCAAAGTATTTGATGAATATCTGGCAACATTAAGCGAAGAGGAAAGAAAAAAGCCAGAATTCAGCGAACAGATGATTGAGCAGCAGATACGGATATTGAGGACGGACTGGTTCCGTTTTTTCCTGGTTTATAACCCTGCTGATGATTTTGCAAAGATAACTAAACCGGTTCTGGCGCTGAACGGTGAATTGGATTTGCAGGTGCCGCCAAAGGAAAATCTTTCAGCAATAGAAGCCGCGTTAACAAAAGCAGGAAATAAAAATTTCAAAGTGATGGAATTCAAAGGGCTGAATCATTTATTCCAGACAGCCAAAACCGGCGCACCGTCTGAGTACGCAGTAATTGAGGAAACATTTTCAGAGGAGGCATTGCAAATAATGAGAGATTGGATATTAAAACGATAA